TGTATGTGGGGAAGATCCTGCTGAGCTATACCCACTGCCCGATTCAGGGAGATATCTAAATTGGTTTCTTCTTTAATCTCTCTTATCATGGCATCATCAAAAGATTCTTCGGGTTCTACCTTACCTCCTGGAAGTTCCCAACATTGGGGATTACTTCGAGAATCAGGGGCACGTTTTAAAATAAGAATATTTGCATCTGAATCTTTTATTATGGCTCTAACTACCAGTCCAAATGGTTTATCTGTCATTTTACTCTCCTTCGAGTTTACTAATAATAAAATGGGACAACGATTGTTTAATCATAAAAATCCCTAATTTTAAATGTCCTATTTTTTAAAATCATTAACTTATTTTTATTTTTCTTGCTTATTTATGCTATTTTCCTTTGGATTTTTACATATTACTATTTTTTTTAAATAA
This genomic window from Methanobacteriales archaeon HGW-Methanobacteriales-1 contains:
- a CDS encoding DNA mismatch repair protein MutT, producing MTDKPFGLVVRAIIKDSDANILILKRAPDSRSNPQCWELPGGKVEPEESFDDAMIREIKEETNLDISLNRAVGIAQQDLPHIHSVHVIMTVEVNSGDLKISDEHTDFKWANLDKIKALKLSNWFESFLEEKDI